The Ensifer adhaerens genome contains a region encoding:
- a CDS encoding aminotransferase class IV family protein, translating into MTDFSLIETLRYEPEAGFIRLRLHLARLVRSARRLGISGADGAQAALLAAVKAGDGGAALRVRLELFPDGHIEVKTAPFAPLPQDTVWRVRVAGTRLKSGDPLLRYKTSRRAAYEAARGEFGPSEADEVLLLNEKDEVCEGTITSVFLDDGSGILKTPPIACGLLAGVLRTELICQRRARVARLSLNDLARGDLYLGNSLRGLIRVNLLV; encoded by the coding sequence ATGACGGATTTCTCGTTGATCGAAACCCTGCGCTACGAGCCCGAAGCCGGTTTCATCCGCCTGCGTCTGCACCTCGCCCGGCTGGTCCGATCCGCCCGTCGTCTCGGCATTTCGGGCGCCGATGGCGCGCAGGCCGCGCTGCTTGCAGCGGTCAAGGCCGGCGATGGCGGCGCCGCGCTTCGCGTTCGCCTCGAGCTCTTCCCGGACGGCCATATCGAGGTGAAGACCGCCCCCTTCGCGCCGCTCCCCCAAGATACGGTCTGGCGGGTACGGGTTGCCGGCACCCGGCTGAAGTCGGGCGATCCGCTGCTGCGCTACAAGACCAGTCGCCGCGCCGCCTATGAGGCAGCCCGCGGCGAGTTCGGCCCGAGCGAGGCCGACGAAGTTCTGCTTCTGAACGAGAAGGATGAGGTCTGCGAAGGCACGATCACCTCCGTCTTCCTCGACGACGGCAGCGGCATCCTCAAGACGCCACCGATCGCCTGCGGCCTGCTTGCCGGCGTGCTGCGTACCGAGCTCATCTGCCAGCGCCGCGCGCGAGTTGCGCGGCTTTCACTTAACGACCTCGCCCGCGGCGACCTTTATCTCGGCAACTCGTTACGGGGCCTGATCCGGGTGAACCTCCTGGTCTGA
- a CDS encoding sensor domain-containing diguanylate cyclase, whose protein sequence is MTGSHLKALAALQSKTPVLIALYDQHDRLRFANPAFRAAYHVGPDESPTWEEIMRRNHAAGQGTILKSEDIDAWIASTLHRRGKVPFRAMETDLHDGRWLWMTETVDADGCMLCIAVDVTTIHAEERELRQDRDFALRAAQVDELTSVPNRRYTMGRLTEFIANCAENPHMWGCVAIIDIDYFKAINDRHGHQRGDEVLLDFARQMQEFVRRSDCFGRIGGEEFMLILPDTTISEGHRILDRLLERVRNSRPLENIPEFFYTCSVGVAEYRDGDTVSDLYARADQALYLAKRDGRDQVRRHTLPGSDQEVHPDQAP, encoded by the coding sequence GTGACCGGTAGTCATCTCAAGGCTCTTGCGGCCCTACAGAGTAAAACACCCGTGCTGATCGCACTTTATGATCAGCACGATCGACTGCGCTTCGCCAATCCGGCGTTTCGCGCGGCCTACCATGTCGGTCCGGACGAGAGCCCGACCTGGGAAGAGATCATGCGTCGGAACCATGCCGCCGGACAGGGCACCATCCTGAAGTCGGAAGACATCGATGCCTGGATCGCCTCGACATTGCACCGGCGCGGCAAGGTGCCGTTCCGCGCCATGGAAACAGACCTGCACGACGGTCGCTGGCTGTGGATGACGGAGACGGTGGATGCGGATGGCTGCATGCTGTGCATCGCCGTCGACGTCACGACGATCCATGCCGAAGAACGGGAACTGCGCCAGGACCGCGACTTTGCGCTTCGGGCCGCCCAGGTCGACGAGCTGACGAGCGTGCCCAACCGCCGCTACACGATGGGGCGTCTCACCGAGTTCATCGCCAACTGCGCCGAGAACCCGCATATGTGGGGCTGTGTCGCGATCATCGATATCGATTACTTCAAGGCGATCAATGACCGCCACGGCCACCAGCGCGGCGACGAGGTTTTACTCGACTTTGCGCGCCAGATGCAGGAGTTCGTGCGCCGTTCGGACTGCTTCGGCCGGATTGGCGGCGAGGAATTCATGCTCATCCTGCCTGATACCACCATCAGCGAGGGCCACCGCATTCTCGATCGTCTGCTCGAACGGGTGCGCAATTCCCGCCCGCTCGAGAACATCCCGGAGTTCTTCTACACCTGTTCGGTCGGGGTTGCGGAGTATCGCGACGGGGACACGGTCAGCGACCTCTATGCACGCGCCGATCAGGCGCTCTATCTCGCCAAGCGCGATGGGCGGGACCAGGTCAGGCGCCACACGCTTCCCGGCTCAGACCAGGAGGTTCACCCGGATCAGGCCCCGTAA
- a CDS encoding homospermidine synthase — protein MADTTYPVYGEITGPIVMIGFGSIGRGTLPLIERHFKYDKNRLIVVEPREDAADNEIFERHGVRHVRAHVTKDNYKELLKPLLTEGEGQGFCVNLSVDTGSLDLMKMCRKLDVLYVDTVVEPWLGFYFDAEMDNSERTNYALRETVRKEKEKNPGGTTAVSTCGANPGMVSWFVKQGLLNLANDLGVKFEEPHQDDREGWAKLMKKVGVKGVHIAERDTQRTKNPKPFNTFWNTWSVEGFISEGLQPAELGWGTHENWMPKNAKKHKKGCKAAIYLEQPGANTRVRSWCPTPGPQYGFLVTHNEAISIADFFTVRDKEGEVTYRPTCHYAYHPANDAVLSLHEMFGNGGNAQPVHHVLDEKELVDGVDELGVLLYGHDKNAYWFGSRLSLEETRRIAPYQNATGLQVTSAVLAGMVWALENPKAGIVEADEMDYKRCLEVQLPYLGPVEGHYTDWTPLDGRPGLFPEDIDTKDPWQFKNILVR, from the coding sequence ATGGCAGATACCACCTATCCGGTTTATGGCGAGATCACCGGTCCGATCGTGATGATCGGTTTCGGTTCGATCGGTCGCGGCACCTTGCCGCTGATCGAGCGCCACTTCAAATACGACAAGAACCGGTTGATCGTGGTCGAGCCCCGTGAGGATGCTGCCGACAACGAGATCTTCGAACGCCATGGCGTTCGTCACGTTCGCGCGCATGTGACCAAGGACAACTACAAGGAACTGCTGAAGCCGCTTCTGACCGAAGGCGAAGGCCAGGGCTTCTGCGTCAACCTGTCGGTCGACACCGGCTCGCTCGACCTGATGAAGATGTGCCGCAAGCTCGACGTGCTCTACGTCGACACGGTCGTCGAGCCGTGGCTCGGCTTCTACTTCGACGCCGAAATGGACAATTCCGAGCGCACCAACTATGCGCTGCGCGAAACCGTGCGCAAGGAAAAGGAAAAGAACCCGGGCGGCACGACCGCGGTTTCCACCTGCGGCGCCAACCCCGGCATGGTCTCCTGGTTCGTCAAGCAGGGCCTCCTCAACCTCGCCAACGACCTTGGCGTGAAGTTCGAAGAGCCGCATCAGGACGACCGCGAAGGCTGGGCCAAGCTGATGAAGAAGGTCGGCGTCAAGGGCGTGCACATCGCCGAGCGCGACACCCAGCGCACCAAGAACCCGAAGCCGTTCAACACCTTCTGGAACACCTGGTCGGTCGAAGGCTTCATCTCGGAAGGCCTGCAGCCGGCCGAACTCGGCTGGGGCACCCATGAAAACTGGATGCCGAAGAACGCCAAGAAGCACAAGAAGGGTTGCAAGGCAGCGATCTATCTGGAGCAGCCGGGCGCCAACACCCGCGTGCGCAGCTGGTGCCCGACCCCCGGCCCGCAGTATGGCTTCCTCGTGACCCACAACGAGGCGATCTCGATCGCCGACTTCTTCACGGTTCGCGACAAGGAAGGCGAAGTCACCTATCGCCCGACCTGCCACTACGCCTACCATCCGGCCAACGACGCCGTTCTGTCGCTGCACGAAATGTTCGGCAACGGCGGCAACGCCCAGCCGGTGCACCACGTCCTTGACGAAAAGGAACTGGTCGACGGCGTCGACGAACTCGGCGTGCTGCTCTACGGCCACGACAAGAACGCCTACTGGTTCGGCTCGCGCCTGTCGCTCGAAGAAACCCGCCGCATCGCGCCTTACCAGAACGCGACCGGTCTGCAGGTCACTTCGGCTGTTCTTGCCGGCATGGTCTGGGCTCTCGAGAACCCGAAGGCCGGCATCGTCGAAGCCGACGAGATGGACTACAAGCGTTGCCTCGAAGTCCAACTGCCCTACCTCGGCCCGGTCGAAGGTCACTACACCGACTGGACCCCGCTCGACGGTCGCCCGGGCCTGTTCCCGGAAGACATCGACACCAAGGATCCGTGGCAGTTCAAGAACATCCTCGTTCGCTAA
- a CDS encoding sigma-54-dependent transcriptional regulator, which yields MTSHILVIDDDPVQRRLLTNMIERLGHVAHLADNGRSGLELLERKGGMINVILLDLLMPEMNGHGFLEALAERGVDTPVIVQTGQGGIETVVHAMQAGAFDFLVKPVSPERLSVAISNALKMASRDGKVKTSRRPRGGAVGFDDIVSASPAMIRVIDLARRAAQSNIPIVLEGESGVGKEMVARAIQSASDRVGKPFITVNCGAIPHNLVESILFGHEKGAFTGATEKHTGKFVDADGGTLFLDEIGDLPLEVQVKLLRAVQQGEVETIGARHPQKVNVRLISATNKDLINEVREGRFREDLYYRLNVFPITIPALRRRKEDIPVLVRSFVERFAAEQRLNQPLTVSSGALALLTAYDWPGNIRQLENAIFRAVVLAEGNELTVKDFPQIATQIPGYVVSDRSGFSWGEGGPERAPAGGETASSVYPDFASAAKSMEAEASSDPRMENAIASVDEGGDVRKLAEVEEELIRFALKFYRGQMSQVARKLGIGRSTLYRKLKDYGIDPDNPLREAA from the coding sequence GTGACATCACACATTCTGGTCATTGATGACGATCCGGTGCAGCGCCGGTTGCTGACGAACATGATCGAGCGTCTCGGTCATGTGGCGCATCTCGCCGATAACGGCCGCAGCGGTCTGGAACTGCTGGAGCGCAAGGGCGGCATGATCAATGTCATCCTTCTCGATCTCCTGATGCCGGAAATGAACGGCCACGGCTTCCTCGAAGCGCTGGCCGAGCGCGGCGTCGACACGCCGGTCATCGTCCAGACCGGACAGGGCGGCATCGAGACCGTGGTGCACGCGATGCAGGCCGGCGCCTTCGACTTCCTGGTCAAGCCGGTCTCTCCGGAACGGCTGTCCGTGGCCATCAGCAATGCGCTGAAAATGGCAAGCCGTGACGGCAAGGTCAAAACCTCGCGCCGTCCGCGCGGTGGCGCCGTCGGCTTCGATGATATCGTCTCGGCAAGCCCGGCGATGATCCGGGTGATCGACCTTGCACGCCGCGCCGCGCAGTCCAACATCCCGATCGTGCTCGAGGGCGAATCCGGCGTCGGCAAGGAAATGGTGGCGCGCGCCATCCAGTCGGCAAGCGACAGGGTCGGCAAGCCCTTCATCACCGTCAACTGTGGCGCCATCCCGCACAATCTGGTCGAGAGCATTCTCTTCGGTCACGAAAAGGGTGCCTTTACCGGCGCGACCGAAAAGCACACCGGCAAGTTCGTCGATGCGGACGGAGGAACCCTGTTCCTCGACGAGATTGGCGACTTGCCGCTCGAGGTTCAGGTGAAGCTGCTGCGCGCGGTTCAGCAGGGCGAGGTCGAGACGATCGGCGCGCGCCATCCGCAGAAGGTGAACGTGCGGCTGATCTCGGCCACCAATAAGGACCTGATCAACGAAGTGCGCGAAGGGCGGTTCCGCGAGGATCTCTACTACCGCCTCAATGTTTTCCCGATCACCATTCCGGCGCTTCGCCGACGCAAGGAAGATATCCCGGTGCTGGTGCGCTCCTTCGTCGAGCGCTTCGCCGCCGAGCAGCGGCTGAACCAGCCGCTGACGGTATCGAGCGGCGCGCTCGCGCTTCTGACCGCCTATGATTGGCCGGGCAACATTCGCCAGCTCGAGAACGCGATCTTCCGCGCCGTCGTGCTTGCCGAGGGCAACGAACTGACGGTGAAGGATTTCCCGCAGATCGCCACTCAGATACCCGGGTACGTGGTTTCCGATCGTTCGGGCTTCTCCTGGGGCGAGGGCGGACCGGAGCGGGCGCCGGCTGGCGGCGAGACGGCATCAAGCGTCTATCCAGACTTCGCGAGTGCGGCGAAATCCATGGAGGCGGAAGCCTCCAGCGACCCGCGCATGGAGAATGCGATCGCCAGCGTCGACGAGGGCGGAGACGTGCGCAAGCTTGCCGAAGTCGAGGAGGAATTGATTCGTTTTGCGCTGAAATTCTACCGCGGCCAGATGAGTCAGGTGGCCCGAAAGCTCGGTATCGGCCGGTCTACCCTCTACCGCAAGCTGAAGGATTATGGCATCGATCCCGATAACCCTTTGAGAGAGGCGGCATAA
- a CDS encoding heme-dependent oxidative N-demethylase family protein codes for MKHTPYDGSSKPFTIGLAQLDPDRWIEPDDQLQHYLSEKKLLLAQARGTVFAAADGTQDAQRELLGILVDYLPAAYPEIYRRDGDSMIVGGEPVPLDGDDPLAVSGSLVQDDLAIMQKTDDGWRLNAAYVAFPSSWSLAEKYGRTMNEIHGPVPGFEHGTRNAELIARMFDNLPPGRFVERFNWAVNVDGALHLPKSKSEGIAAGAIEMTEERTFIRIERQTLRKLPETGALVFTIRIYSDPLTMLRKRPDAAALAASFVEQLRALTLPQAAYKGLVSKRDGLIEALLTIAG; via the coding sequence ATGAAGCATACGCCTTACGACGGTTCTTCAAAACCTTTCACCATCGGCCTTGCCCAGCTCGACCCCGATCGCTGGATTGAGCCGGACGACCAGCTGCAGCACTATCTCTCCGAAAAGAAGCTGCTGCTTGCGCAAGCGCGCGGTACCGTGTTTGCCGCAGCCGACGGTACGCAGGACGCCCAGCGCGAACTGCTCGGCATTCTGGTCGACTACCTGCCGGCCGCCTACCCAGAGATCTACCGCCGCGACGGCGACAGCATGATCGTCGGCGGCGAGCCCGTGCCACTCGACGGCGATGATCCACTGGCCGTTTCAGGATCGCTTGTCCAGGACGATCTCGCCATCATGCAAAAGACCGACGACGGCTGGCGTCTCAACGCTGCCTATGTCGCCTTTCCCTCGTCCTGGTCGCTCGCCGAAAAATACGGCCGCACCATGAACGAGATCCATGGCCCCGTCCCGGGTTTCGAGCATGGCACCCGCAATGCCGAACTGATTGCCCGCATGTTCGACAACCTGCCGCCGGGTCGCTTCGTCGAGCGCTTCAACTGGGCGGTCAATGTCGACGGCGCGCTGCACCTGCCGAAATCGAAATCCGAAGGCATCGCCGCCGGTGCGATCGAGATGACCGAGGAGCGGACCTTCATCCGCATCGAACGGCAGACGCTGCGCAAGCTGCCTGAGACCGGTGCGCTCGTCTTCACTATCCGCATCTATTCGGACCCGCTGACGATGCTGCGCAAGCGGCCGGATGCCGCAGCCCTGGCCGCGTCCTTCGTCGAGCAGCTGCGCGCCCTGACCTTGCCGCAGGCCGCCTACAAGGGGCTTGTCAGCAAGCGGGACGGGCTGATTGAAGCACTTCTCACGATCGCCGGTTAA
- the omp10 gene encoding outer membrane lipoprotein Omp10, with amino-acid sequence MKPFAVLTLIATAAALASCQSSPRIIDEGGQPARQASGVEGSWVDPNGIVSTFAGGTFSTRTTDTNQLLASGNYVKTSPTLVEINMTSLVRNTQSKVACALVTQNQLNCTTDAGAQFSLARRG; translated from the coding sequence ATGAAGCCATTCGCCGTTCTGACCCTAATCGCAACCGCGGCCGCGCTTGCCTCCTGCCAGTCGTCGCCACGGATCATCGATGAGGGTGGGCAGCCGGCACGCCAGGCTTCGGGCGTCGAGGGCTCCTGGGTAGACCCGAACGGTATCGTCTCGACATTTGCCGGTGGTACCTTCTCCACGCGCACGACCGACACCAACCAGTTGCTCGCCTCGGGCAACTACGTCAAGACGAGCCCGACGCTTGTCGAGATCAATATGACCTCGCTGGTGCGCAACACCCAGTCGAAGGTCGCTTGCGCTCTGGTCACGCAGAACCAGCTCAACTGCACCACCGACGCCGGGGCACAGTTCTCGCTCGCGCGTCGCGGCTAA
- a CDS encoding bifunctional metallophosphatase/5'-nucleotidase — MIRHVRTGLMTASILALSSGAAFADYELNILHINDLHSRIESINKFDSTCSAEEEGKNECFGGVARLKALIDQKRQDLSGKNVLLLNAGDNFQGSLFFTTYKGLAEAEFLNLMKFDAMTVGNHEFDESEDGLAGFLDKIAFPVVTANVLPSQKSKIGDRIKPSIVLDVGGQKVGIVGAVANDTPELSSPGPDILIGDDVATTTAAVEELKKQGVDKIIALTHVGYPRDLAAIAKIPDVDVVVGGHSHSLLSNTDAKAEGPYPTMVDNPGGYKVPVVQAGSYTKYLGDLVVTFDDKGVVKAAKGDPILVDSSVKPDEAVLARVAELGKPIEELRSKIIAKTEAPIDGSRENCRTKECEMGSLLTDAMLDRVKGQGVTIAITNGGGLRASIDAGDVSMGEAITVLPFQNTVATFQMKGDGIREALENGLSKLEEGGGRFPQVAGMKFSFDKSKPVGSRVVSVEVKEGEAYVPLDPAKTYSLVTNNYMRNGGDGYDVFKEKGENAYDYGPGLETVLADYLAAHQPFKPYTDGRITEVASAAGAATAEPAADAKPAADATAAQPAATAGGTAAASGPQKHVITKGDTLWDLAKAFYGEGALWKKISDANGKPAPRHLHVGKELEIPAK; from the coding sequence ATGATCAGACACGTGCGGACCGGCCTGATGACCGCGTCCATTCTTGCCCTCTCCTCGGGCGCAGCCTTCGCCGATTATGAATTGAACATCCTGCATATCAACGACCTCCATTCCCGCATCGAATCGATCAACAAGTTCGATTCCACCTGCTCGGCGGAAGAGGAGGGCAAGAACGAGTGCTTCGGCGGCGTCGCGCGCCTCAAGGCCTTGATCGACCAGAAGCGCCAGGACCTCTCGGGCAAGAACGTGCTGCTGCTCAACGCCGGCGACAACTTCCAGGGTTCGCTGTTCTTCACCACCTACAAGGGCCTCGCGGAAGCCGAATTCCTCAACCTGATGAAGTTCGACGCGATGACCGTCGGCAACCATGAGTTCGACGAGAGCGAGGACGGCCTTGCCGGCTTCCTCGACAAGATCGCCTTCCCGGTCGTCACCGCCAACGTGCTGCCGAGCCAGAAGTCGAAGATCGGCGACCGCATCAAACCGTCGATCGTGCTCGATGTCGGTGGCCAGAAGGTCGGCATCGTCGGCGCGGTTGCCAACGACACGCCGGAGCTCTCTTCCCCCGGCCCGGACATCCTGATCGGCGACGACGTCGCCACCACCACGGCAGCCGTCGAGGAGCTGAAGAAGCAGGGCGTCGACAAGATCATAGCGCTCACCCATGTCGGCTATCCGCGCGACCTCGCGGCCATCGCCAAGATCCCGGATGTCGACGTCGTCGTCGGTGGCCACTCGCACAGCCTGCTGTCCAACACCGATGCAAAAGCCGAGGGTCCTTACCCGACGATGGTCGATAACCCAGGCGGCTACAAGGTTCCGGTCGTCCAGGCCGGCTCCTACACCAAATATCTTGGCGACCTCGTCGTTACCTTCGACGACAAGGGCGTGGTCAAGGCTGCCAAGGGCGATCCGATCCTGGTCGACAGCTCGGTCAAGCCGGATGAGGCCGTGCTCGCCCGCGTCGCCGAACTCGGCAAGCCGATCGAAGAGCTGCGCTCGAAGATCATCGCCAAGACCGAAGCACCGATCGACGGCTCGCGCGAGAATTGCCGCACCAAAGAGTGCGAAATGGGCAGCCTGCTCACCGACGCCATGCTCGACCGCGTCAAGGGCCAGGGTGTGACCATCGCCATCACCAACGGCGGCGGCCTGCGCGCCTCCATCGATGCCGGCGACGTTTCGATGGGCGAAGCCATTACGGTCCTGCCGTTCCAGAACACGGTTGCGACCTTCCAGATGAAGGGCGACGGCATTCGTGAAGCCCTGGAAAACGGTCTCAGCAAGCTCGAAGAAGGCGGCGGCCGTTTCCCGCAGGTGGCCGGCATGAAGTTCTCCTTCGACAAGTCGAAGCCGGTCGGCAGCCGCGTCGTCTCGGTCGAGGTGAAGGAAGGCGAGGCCTACGTCCCGCTCGATCCGGCCAAGACCTATTCGCTCGTCACCAACAACTACATGCGCAATGGCGGCGACGGCTACGACGTCTTCAAGGAGAAGGGTGAAAACGCCTACGACTACGGTCCGGGCCTCGAAACCGTGCTTGCCGACTACCTTGCCGCCCACCAGCCGTTCAAGCCCTATACCGACGGCCGCATCACCGAGGTCGCTTCGGCGGCCGGTGCGGCAACGGCCGAGCCGGCGGCGGACGCAAAGCCTGCTGCCGACGCCACGGCAGCCCAGCCGGCGGCAACGGCCGGCGGCACGGCGGCAGCGAGCGGCCCGCAGAAGCACGTGATCACCAAGGGCGACACGCTCTGGGATCTCGCCAAGGCCTTCTACGGCGAAGGCGCGCTCTGGAAGAAGATCTCCGACGCCAACGGCAAGCCGGCGCCGCGCCACCTGCATGTCGGCAAGGAACTGGAGATTCCGGCAAAGTAA
- a CDS encoding M3 family oligoendopeptidase: MTFRPFAPEQFVVRAAAGQSHGAAADLGDLPSWRLEDLYASASSDAFRNDMTKADADAIAFETKWKGKLAEAATKSGEAGIGAAVREFEALEDIMGRIASFAGLTYFSDTSKPENGKLYGDVQSKLTDMSAHLLFFSLELNRIDDAILDKALETDALAAHYKPWLTDLRMDKPYQLDDKLEQLFLEKSMTGAAAFNRLFDETMASLTFTVDGEALPLEVTLNLLQDPSSDVRKKAAMALAETFKANIRTFTLITNTLAKDKEISDRWRGFKDIADSRHLANRVEREVVDALAEAVKSAYPRLSHRYYSLKAKWLGMEQMDFWDRNAPLPETPNALISWDEAKDTVLSAYNAFAPEMADIARRFFDERWIDAPVRPGKAPGAFAHPTVPSAHPYVLVNYMGKPRDVMTLAHELGHGVHQVLAGGQGALMASTPLTLAETASVFGEMLTFRALLDQTKDKRERKAMLSQKVEDMINTVVRQIAFYEFERKVHTARKEGELTADDIGKLWLSVQNESLGPAIRISEGYETYWAYIPHFIHSPFYVYAYAFGDCLVNSLYAVYQNAEQGFQDKYFELLKAGGTKHHSELLAPFGLDATDPSFWAQGLSMIEGLIDELEALDKA, encoded by the coding sequence ATGACCTTCCGCCCCTTCGCCCCCGAGCAATTTGTTGTCCGCGCCGCCGCCGGCCAGAGCCATGGCGCCGCTGCCGACCTCGGTGACCTGCCCTCCTGGCGGCTGGAGGATCTTTATGCCTCCGCTTCCTCGGATGCGTTTCGCAACGATATGACGAAGGCCGATGCCGACGCGATCGCCTTCGAGACCAAGTGGAAGGGCAAGCTGGCCGAAGCGGCGACGAAGAGCGGCGAAGCCGGCATCGGCGCCGCCGTGCGGGAATTCGAAGCGCTCGAAGACATCATGGGCCGCATCGCGTCGTTTGCGGGCCTCACCTATTTTTCGGACACGTCCAAGCCGGAGAATGGCAAGCTTTACGGCGATGTGCAGTCGAAGCTCACCGACATGTCGGCGCATCTCCTGTTCTTCTCCCTGGAGCTGAACCGGATCGACGACGCGATCCTCGACAAGGCACTCGAAACAGACGCGCTCGCCGCCCATTACAAGCCCTGGCTGACCGACCTGCGCATGGACAAGCCCTATCAGCTCGACGACAAGCTGGAGCAGCTTTTCCTGGAAAAATCGATGACCGGTGCCGCCGCCTTCAACCGGCTGTTCGACGAGACTATGGCAAGCCTCACCTTCACTGTCGACGGTGAAGCGCTGCCGCTCGAGGTCACCCTGAACCTGCTGCAGGACCCGTCGAGCGACGTTCGCAAGAAGGCGGCGATGGCGCTGGCGGAAACCTTCAAGGCCAATATCCGCACCTTCACGCTGATCACCAACACGCTCGCCAAGGACAAGGAAATCTCCGACCGCTGGCGCGGCTTCAAGGATATTGCCGACAGCCGGCATCTGGCCAACCGCGTCGAGCGCGAGGTCGTCGATGCGCTCGCCGAAGCGGTCAAGTCCGCCTATCCGCGCCTGTCGCACCGCTACTATTCGCTGAAGGCAAAGTGGCTCGGCATGGAGCAGATGGATTTCTGGGACCGCAACGCGCCGCTGCCGGAAACGCCGAACGCGCTGATCTCCTGGGACGAGGCCAAGGACACGGTGCTCTCCGCGTATAATGCCTTCGCGCCGGAAATGGCTGATATCGCCCGCCGTTTCTTCGATGAGCGCTGGATCGACGCGCCGGTGCGGCCCGGCAAGGCGCCGGGCGCCTTCGCCCACCCGACGGTGCCGTCGGCTCACCCCTATGTGCTCGTCAACTACATGGGCAAGCCGCGCGACGTGATGACGCTCGCCCACGAGCTCGGCCACGGCGTGCACCAGGTGCTTGCCGGCGGACAGGGCGCGTTGATGGCCTCGACGCCGCTGACGCTCGCCGAAACCGCGTCTGTCTTCGGCGAGATGCTGACCTTCCGCGCGCTTCTCGACCAGACGAAGGACAAGCGCGAGCGCAAGGCCATGCTCTCCCAGAAGGTCGAGGACATGATCAACACGGTCGTGCGCCAGATCGCCTTCTACGAGTTCGAGCGCAAGGTGCACACCGCGCGGAAGGAAGGCGAGCTGACGGCCGACGATATCGGTAAGCTGTGGCTGTCGGTGCAGAACGAGAGCCTTGGCCCGGCCATCCGGATTTCCGAAGGCTACGAGACCTACTGGGCCTATATCCCGCACTTCATCCATTCGCCCTTCTACGTCTATGCCTATGCCTTCGGCGACTGCCTGGTGAACTCGCTCTACGCGGTCTACCAGAACGCCGAACAGGGCTTCCAGGACAAGTACTTCGAGCTTCTGAAGGCCGGCGGCACCAAGCACCATTCCGAACTGCTCGCCCCCTTCGGCCTCGATGCCACCGATCCGTCGTTCTGGGCACAGGGACTGTCGATGATCGAAGGGCTCATCGACGAACTCGAAGCGCTTGATAAGGCCTGA
- a CDS encoding aminodeoxychorismate synthase component I translates to MSDTAPYVLFRDDSESRTTVFASPSRVITARTKADFVRGLAELERAHKSGKWIAGFMSYEAGHLFEEKLEGFAEENRKTPLMSFGIFDAPSEDHPLSEPQRRTENEPFLSEPRASWDFDTYRERFDRLHLHLRKGDCYQANLTMPIHARWSGDPRAAFWSLIDRQPVKYGALVALDGPVLLSRSPELFFRVDADGWIETHPMKGTAKRGASAPEDAEIIAAMRADEKTQAENRMIVDLLRNDISRISEVGTLDVPKLFDIETYPTVHQMVSHVRAKLLPEISLKDIFTALFPCGSITGAPKMRAMEILHDLEDGPRDAYCGAIGFIAPNGVMRFSVAIRTISLFENGDAVFNVGGGIVFDSTAQSEYEECLLKARFAVGDDRIALGEGDVAPADDAVVR, encoded by the coding sequence ATGAGCGACACTGCACCCTATGTGCTGTTCCGGGACGACAGCGAAAGCCGCACCACGGTTTTCGCATCGCCTTCGCGCGTCATAACGGCCCGCACGAAGGCCGATTTTGTCCGCGGCCTTGCCGAGCTTGAACGCGCGCACAAATCAGGCAAATGGATTGCCGGCTTCATGTCCTATGAGGCCGGCCATCTCTTCGAGGAGAAGCTCGAAGGCTTTGCCGAGGAAAATCGCAAGACGCCGCTGATGTCATTCGGCATCTTCGATGCGCCGAGCGAGGATCATCCCCTCTCCGAGCCGCAGCGGCGAACCGAGAACGAACCCTTCTTGAGCGAACCGCGCGCCAGCTGGGATTTCGATACCTACCGCGAACGTTTCGACCGCCTGCACCTGCATCTGCGAAAGGGCGATTGTTACCAGGCAAACCTGACGATGCCGATCCATGCCCGCTGGTCCGGCGACCCGCGCGCAGCCTTCTGGTCGCTGATCGACCGACAGCCGGTCAAGTACGGCGCGCTCGTCGCGCTCGACGGGCCAGTGCTCCTGTCGCGCTCGCCGGAGCTTTTCTTCCGAGTCGATGCGGACGGCTGGATCGAGACCCACCCGATGAAGGGCACGGCCAAGCGCGGCGCGTCGGCGCCGGAAGACGCCGAGATCATCGCCGCCATGCGCGCCGACGAAAAGACCCAGGCCGAAAACCGGATGATCGTCGATCTCCTGCGCAATGACATCTCGCGCATCAGCGAGGTCGGCACGCTTGATGTCCCGAAACTCTTCGACATCGAGACCTATCCGACCGTGCACCAGATGGTGAGCCACGTCCGAGCGAAGCTCCTGCCCGAGATCAGCCTCAAGGATATTTTCACGGCGCTCTTCCCCTGCGGCTCGATCACCGGGGCGCCGAAGATGCGCGCCATGGAAATCCTGCACGACCTGGAAGACGGTCCCCGCGACGCCTATTGCGGCGCCATCGGTTTCATCGCCCCGAACGGCGTGATGCGCTTCAGCGTCGCGATCCGGACGATATCGCTCTTCGAAAATGGCGATGCCGTCTTTAATGTCGGCGGCGGCATCGTCTTCGACAGCACCGCCCAGTCCGAATACGAAGAGTGCCTCCTGAAGGCCCGCTTTGCCGTTGGCGACGACAGGATCGCGCTCGGCGAAGGCGATGTCGCGCCCGCCGACGACGCGGTCGTCCGATGA